One Mesomycoplasma molare genomic window carries:
- a CDS encoding DUF1410 domain-containing protein yields MNKETFSFDTSSLPNPGDFNLEKIVNENDEDILDNNSLSNSQKINIKKPEVNSSILEDGKGARDLKLNVSNDLIGKEIEATFTNSKGKKIKTKATVDANGDLIFDTSNNNVFPEGETYTLSSLTDENDNKVVNISNLEKPITLVKTGNKSNGKLVEKADGSKELQFDLPENSKANGNIARFIDVDGNIVEVEGTINSEGKLVIDLSSPLLNPDKIYTLESVVNKDTSPETIIVSKDDLPEEIQQINDDKEEAKKIIFRNWNISDLATTKASIEIAFADENNLISQDSNFVLTIAKKEETESKKSIKAKVNLEKNKLFFDFTELESNTYYIFDSIKPEFTNNNISFLNELANSEFKTPEFEVAVWSNFSTTNVTNNSVTLNFEFDESNSNPLTNEEQITVHYVKINNDGTESDEMNFIITKQSRTHNLESLSGNTLYVVKRLSIQKNEVETNLFKNDVTKLTQEFSTNATPIDVLFDLNDEVNNIITHNQVRFMFGYTDNDQKLEVGNPVELVFKKVNSEIELKTLGRVVENNKISINVDNLEANTRYTLVRLTTTAKNKGSAHVYSFNEFPESSTFETKNERFEVSNVRNYEEYNGSETTRKFVVSLNRQGIEANNKNAKIIFRSQTDGVEVESDVLNLGEGIHQLTFTLDNLTRNRKYIFDRLVYGENSSFNKRFLNDNALDFSFITTPGVTNSILEGTVNSIAQNIATIKVKLASEDKVLEVGQEVEITVGKKENRTSDTDVKLVSRIELNNDEYFVTFNLENLTEFTDYNVYALKFVNKPSKAYENINATTDNLINLPESIIEFKTKLEPKVETESVITLVDSNTRDENARGKRILELSYDIEGTWTNVDLPEDLIDNSLENKGINIVYSGSASLKDGTTGTDSITASDIDYDKASKTIRFKLKGAKAAYTYNLQSFTFSQYKHSSTTTEKTDKVIDTTNARKESHIAVGYGWEYLAFDAATTYWPNANSGREDDTVSIGFQRGIEANDFIRMFNYIKFKTPTQVQTNIGKTPGEKWLENLKSELTKVVNQSSRLNKKRHYGFGTLYAIQLGRKWEDEATLYIDRMKANADSINKYYKPILGGMGPDSSPLARNVMDYSWKFAYIDSYLIAIDNIIEHVQHFETVPEDQINNPTDTVDTVNLYSMHPSGTTLPANFR; encoded by the coding sequence ATGAACAAGGAAACGTTTTCTTTTGATACTTCAAGCTTACCGAATCCTGGAGATTTTAATTTAGAAAAAATAGTTAATGAAAATGATGAAGATATTTTAGATAATAATTCTTTATCTAATTCTCAAAAAATTAATATTAAAAAACCAGAAGTTAACTCTTCAATATTAGAAGATGGTAAAGGTGCAAGGGACTTAAAATTAAACGTTTCTAACGACTTAATAGGAAAAGAAATCGAAGCAACTTTTACTAATTCTAAAGGCAAAAAAATCAAAACTAAAGCTACTGTTGATGCAAACGGAGATCTAATATTTGATACCTCAAATAATAATGTTTTCCCAGAGGGAGAGACATACACTTTAAGTTCTCTAACTGATGAAAATGATAACAAAGTAGTAAATATATCTAATTTAGAAAAACCAATCACTTTAGTTAAAACAGGAAATAAATCAAATGGAAAACTAGTTGAAAAAGCAGACGGATCAAAAGAATTACAATTTGATTTACCGGAAAATAGTAAAGCAAATGGAAATATCGCAAGATTTATAGATGTAGATGGAAACATAGTAGAAGTAGAAGGAACAATAAATAGTGAAGGAAAACTAGTAATAGATTTAAGTTCTCCTTTATTAAACCCTGACAAAATTTATACATTAGAATCAGTTGTTAATAAAGATACAAGTCCTGAAACTATTATTGTTTCTAAAGATGATTTACCTGAAGAAATTCAACAAATTAACGATGACAAAGAAGAAGCTAAGAAAATAATATTTAGAAATTGAAATATTTCTGATTTAGCTACAACAAAAGCAAGTATAGAAATTGCATTTGCTGATGAAAATAACTTAATTAGTCAAGATTCAAATTTTGTATTAACTATTGCTAAAAAAGAAGAAACAGAGTCTAAAAAATCAATAAAAGCAAAAGTTAATTTAGAAAAAAATAAATTATTCTTTGACTTTACTGAGTTAGAAAGCAACACTTACTATATTTTTGATTCAATTAAACCTGAATTCACTAATAATAACATTTCTTTTTTAAATGAATTAGCAAATAGCGAATTTAAAACTCCAGAATTTGAAGTTGCTGTATGATCTAACTTTAGCACTACAAATGTAACTAATAATTCAGTAACTTTAAACTTTGAATTCGATGAATCTAATTCAAATCCATTAACTAATGAAGAACAAATTACAGTTCACTATGTAAAAATAAATAATGACGGAACTGAAAGTGATGAAATGAATTTCATTATCACAAAACAAAGTAGAACTCATAATTTAGAAAGTCTTTCAGGAAATACACTTTATGTTGTAAAAAGACTTTCTATTCAAAAAAATGAAGTAGAAACCAATTTATTTAAAAATGATGTAACTAAATTAACTCAAGAATTTAGTACAAATGCAACTCCTATTGATGTATTATTTGATTTAAATGATGAAGTTAATAACATAATTACACATAATCAAGTAAGATTTATGTTTGGTTATACAGATAATGATCAAAAACTAGAAGTTGGAAATCCAGTCGAATTAGTGTTTAAAAAAGTTAATAGTGAAATTGAACTAAAAACTTTAGGTAGAGTTGTTGAAAATAATAAAATATCAATTAATGTTGACAATTTAGAAGCAAATACTAGATATACATTAGTTAGATTAACTACAACTGCTAAAAATAAAGGTTCAGCACACGTATATTCCTTTAATGAATTCCCTGAATCTTCTACATTTGAAACTAAAAATGAAAGATTTGAAGTTTCAAATGTAAGAAATTATGAAGAATATAATGGTTCAGAAACTACAAGAAAATTTGTTGTGTCATTAAATAGACAAGGAATTGAAGCAAATAATAAAAATGCTAAGATTATTTTTAGATCTCAAACAGACGGTGTAGAAGTAGAATCAGATGTATTAAACTTAGGTGAAGGCATACATCAATTAACCTTTACATTAGATAATTTAACTAGAAATAGAAAATACATTTTTGATAGATTAGTTTATGGTGAAAACAGCAGCTTTAATAAAAGATTTTTAAATGATAATGCATTAGATTTTAGTTTTATAACAACACCAGGTGTAACAAACTCCATTTTAGAGGGAACTGTAAATTCAATCGCCCAAAATATTGCAACCATAAAAGTGAAATTAGCTTCTGAAGATAAAGTATTAGAAGTAGGTCAAGAGGTTGAAATTACTGTTGGTAAAAAAGAAAATAGAACTTCAGATACAGATGTAAAATTAGTTTCTAGAATTGAATTAAATAATGATGAATACTTTGTTACATTTAATTTAGAAAACCTAACAGAGTTTACTGATTATAATGTTTATGCGTTAAAATTTGTAAATAAACCTTCCAAAGCTTATGAGAATATAAATGCAACAACTGATAATTTAATTAATTTACCGGAAAGCATTATTGAGTTTAAAACTAAATTAGAACCTAAAGTGGAAACTGAAAGCGTTATTACTTTAGTAGATTCAAATACCAGAGATGAAAATGCTAGAGGAAAAAGAATTTTAGAGCTTTCTTATGACATTGAGGGAACATGAACTAACGTTGACTTACCAGAGGATTTAATAGATAATTCTTTAGAAAATAAAGGAATAAACATAGTTTATAGTGGTTCAGCTTCCTTAAAAGATGGAACGACAGGAACAGATAGTATTACTGCAAGTGATATAGACTATGATAAAGCTTCTAAAACAATTAGATTTAAATTAAAAGGAGCTAAAGCTGCTTATACATATAACTTACAATCATTTACATTTAGTCAATACAAACATAGTTCAACAACAACCGAAAAAACTGATAAAGTAATTGATACAACTAATGCAAGAAAAGAAAGCCATATTGCTGTTGGTTATGGTTGAGAATACTTAGCATTTGACGCTGCCACAACATATTGACCTAATGCAAATTCCGGTAGAGAAGATGATACTGTTTCTATAGGGTTTCAAAGAGGTATAGAGGCTAATGATTTTATTAGAATGTTTAATTACATTAAATTTAAAACTCCAACTCAGGTTCAAACAAATATAGGAAAAACACCTGGAGAAAAATGGTTAGAAAATCTAAAATCAGAACTAACTAAAGTTGTTAATCAGTCTTCTAGATTGAATAAAAAGAGACACTATGGATTCGGTACTTTATACGCAATACAATTAGGTAGAAAATGAGAAGATGAAGCCACCCTTTATATTGATAGAATGAAAGCTAATGCAGATTCAATTAATAAATATTACAAACCTATTTTAGGAGGAATGGGTCCAGATTCTTCTCCTCTTGCTAGAAATGTAATGGATTATAGTTGAAAATTTGCTTACATTGATTCATATTTAATAGCAATTGATAATATTATAGAGCATGTACAACATTTTGAGACTGTGCCCGAAGATCAAATTAATAATCCAACAGATACAGTTGATACAGTAAATCTTTATTCTATGCATCCGAGCGGAACTACATTACCTGCAAATTTTAGATAA
- a CDS encoding AAA domain-containing protein, whose product MTDRFEMAKKNKENYKRILDNLFNVDRFDTSLFVNLNEVDFVDIFKLLDDKNLDKIYKFSNFKIPLTENNLKNIEKNINSKRSIQEMEDLFLENKNILTNEWKSKLEKDFENSKNKIQNEIAEKIQTQNHRWKKFLNKAKNINLERNIWPMQIGFMFVSVEIEKRKLYAPLFFKEVNIEFSNSQAFLFSNGDIKLNEKLIWALEKGNFIFDIDEDFSNYSISDLENLIKQEWTNYNTQNILNNFIKLADKDIDNNLKFHPGIILGIFNSFGSHQRKIMEKIIENDEFDQILEVDFNKNNYKNKVNQIIFEKEHFNFIKINKTNFSQDKATVSALLQNTIIWGPPGTGKSQTISNIIANIIAFNKTGLIVSQKKAALDVLKERMNKLSIFCLFILNDNSMNKKSFYEPILKFIDILENFNNKSIIKTLKIIYDDEKKYIDLFKNIKNSSNLEENFNSFSFLKRNINNFSEKTIESLYKLSKNINLDLKNAPQNLKKLKWAILEAKRGKKLNLIKKIFTKFSDEDKQDIEIIISEIQNFKGNIQELTKNISNLTLEQVSNINSFYEFVFENNKQELTDEDDIVNFVFYRIFKRMQQLQEDKEMKKLYNKFVVIARNGKRDPYKFVLEHHRIIKELFPIIISSVDTELNKWEKNEFDYVVLDESSQIFIEKAFPMLYLAKIKIFAGDDKQMQPTSWFSTRSNAEDVELGDIESILNYAVYKGVHTILLDKNYRSNYASLMTFSSKHFYNSKLDVIDKFTENKSDSIEVIQTNGIWDKDKTNKIEAEITIERAKLNIDKYKKIIILTFNSAQRELIENMILNNEPLLEEAINSNKLLLKNIENIQGDEADLLIVSVVYDKTTSLHSTYVSRSGGKNALNVAISRAKEKIIVIKSLKADEIDASIQNEDVSLFKKWLLFLELSNEERTNYLNSEIENTNNSNLVLNDLKEKVYLELQKDSFFANNNLSIFKNYSVGSQKIDLAIVSNENNKILCLFINDYSNLDSYENYILEKDKNNFLLAKKYNLKEIKLLDWMIKKEEVISDIKSEFSNDN is encoded by the coding sequence ATGACCGACAGATTTGAAATGGCTAAAAAAAATAAAGAAAATTACAAGAGAATTTTAGATAATTTATTTAATGTAGATAGATTTGATACTTCATTATTTGTTAACTTAAATGAAGTAGATTTTGTAGATATTTTTAAACTACTAGATGATAAAAATTTAGACAAAATATACAAATTCTCTAATTTTAAAATTCCTTTAACAGAAAATAATTTAAAAAACATTGAAAAGAATATTAACTCAAAAAGATCTATACAAGAAATGGAAGATCTTTTTTTAGAAAATAAAAACATTTTAACTAATGAATGAAAAAGCAAATTAGAAAAAGACTTTGAAAACTCTAAAAACAAAATTCAAAATGAAATAGCAGAAAAAATTCAAACACAAAATCATAGATGAAAAAAGTTTTTAAATAAAGCTAAAAATATAAATTTAGAAAGAAACATCTGACCTATGCAAATAGGTTTTATGTTCGTATCTGTCGAAATTGAAAAAAGAAAGTTATATGCTCCTTTATTTTTTAAAGAAGTAAATATTGAATTTTCTAATTCTCAAGCTTTTCTTTTCTCTAATGGAGATATTAAATTAAATGAAAAATTAATTTGAGCATTAGAAAAGGGAAATTTTATATTTGATATTGATGAAGATTTTTCAAATTATTCAATTAGTGATTTAGAAAATCTTATTAAACAAGAATGAACAAACTATAATACTCAAAATATATTAAATAATTTCATAAAATTAGCAGACAAAGACATTGATAATAATTTAAAATTCCACCCAGGAATTATATTAGGTATATTTAATTCTTTTGGTAGTCACCAAAGAAAAATAATGGAAAAAATCATTGAAAATGATGAATTTGATCAAATACTAGAAGTGGATTTTAATAAAAATAATTATAAAAATAAAGTTAATCAAATTATTTTTGAAAAAGAGCATTTCAATTTTATTAAAATTAATAAAACTAATTTTTCTCAAGATAAAGCAACCGTTTCTGCTTTATTACAAAATACAATTATTTGAGGTCCTCCCGGAACAGGTAAGTCACAAACAATTTCTAATATAATCGCTAATATAATAGCTTTTAATAAAACTGGATTAATTGTTTCCCAAAAAAAAGCTGCCCTTGACGTTTTAAAAGAAAGAATGAACAAATTATCTATTTTTTGCTTATTTATTCTTAATGATAATTCAATGAACAAAAAAAGTTTTTATGAACCTATTTTAAAGTTTATAGATATTCTAGAAAACTTCAATAATAAATCAATAATTAAAACTTTAAAAATTATTTATGATGATGAAAAAAAATATATAGATTTATTTAAAAATATTAAAAATAGTTCAAACTTAGAAGAAAACTTTAATTCTTTTTCTTTCTTAAAAAGAAATATTAATAATTTTTCAGAAAAGACAATTGAGTCATTATATAAATTAAGTAAAAATATCAATTTAGATCTCAAAAATGCACCTCAAAATTTAAAAAAATTAAAATGGGCTATATTAGAAGCTAAAAGAGGTAAAAAATTAAATTTGATAAAGAAAATATTTACTAAATTTTCTGATGAAGACAAACAAGATATAGAAATCATAATTAGTGAAATTCAAAATTTTAAAGGTAATATTCAAGAATTAACTAAAAATATATCCAATTTAACTTTAGAGCAAGTTTCTAATATTAATAGTTTTTATGAATTTGTTTTTGAAAACAATAAACAAGAACTAACAGACGAAGATGATATAGTAAATTTCGTTTTCTATAGAATCTTTAAAAGGATGCAACAACTACAAGAAGATAAAGAAATGAAAAAGCTTTACAATAAATTTGTAGTAATTGCAAGAAACGGAAAAAGAGATCCTTATAAATTTGTTTTAGAGCATCATAGAATTATAAAAGAGTTATTCCCGATAATAATTTCCTCTGTCGATACCGAGTTAAACAAATGAGAAAAAAACGAATTCGATTATGTTGTATTAGATGAATCTTCACAAATTTTTATAGAAAAAGCCTTTCCGATGCTTTATTTAGCTAAAATCAAAATTTTCGCTGGTGATGATAAACAAATGCAACCAACTAGTTGATTTTCAACAAGAAGTAATGCTGAAGATGTCGAGTTAGGAGATATTGAATCTATACTAAACTATGCAGTTTATAAAGGTGTTCACACAATATTACTAGATAAAAATTATCGTTCTAATTATGCTTCTTTAATGACTTTTTCTTCTAAACATTTTTATAACTCAAAGTTAGATGTTATTGATAAATTTACAGAAAATAAATCTGATTCTATCGAAGTTATTCAAACAAATGGTATTTGAGATAAAGATAAAACAAACAAAATAGAAGCCGAAATAACAATCGAACGTGCTAAATTAAATATTGATAAATACAAAAAAATTATTATCTTAACTTTTAATAGCGCGCAGAGAGAACTAATTGAAAATATGATATTAAATAATGAACCGCTTTTAGAAGAAGCGATAAATAGTAATAAACTTTTATTAAAAAATATTGAAAATATTCAAGGAGATGAAGCCGATTTATTAATAGTATCTGTTGTTTATGATAAAACTACTTCATTGCACTCTACTTATGTATCTCGTTCTGGCGGAAAAAATGCACTTAATGTTGCTATTTCTAGAGCTAAAGAAAAAATAATTGTTATTAAATCTTTAAAAGCAGATGAAATCGATGCTTCTATTCAAAACGAAGATGTAAGTTTATTTAAAAAATGATTATTATTTTTAGAATTATCAAACGAAGAAAGAACAAATTATTTAAATAGCGAAATAGAAAATACAAATAATTCTAATTTAGTTTTAAACGATTTAAAAGAAAAAGTTTATTTAGAACTACAAAAAGATTCATTTTTTGCTAATAATAACCTTTCTATTTTTAAAAATTATTCAGTGGGTAGTCAAAAAATTGATCTAGCAATAGTAAGTAATGAAAATAATAAAATATTATGTTTATTTATTAATGATTATTCTAATCTAGATTCTTATGAAAATTACATTTTAGAAAAAGATAAGAATAACTTTTTACTTGCTAAAAAATATAATTTAAAAGAAATTAAATTATTAGATTGAATGATAAAAAAAGAAGAAGTTATAAGTGATATAAAAAGCGAGTTTTCAAATGACAACTAG
- a CDS encoding DUF1410 domain-containing protein, producing the protein MENIENKQELKEEKKRKKKKFLLFLIPPLFLLTAASTITATVLILNKDSKNPQANSYSSRYNYNKKGDIQLEVALPASATLKYKNKKILSVFMDENGKKHYVKSSVDENGKFSLDTSSLPNPGEYNLLNIIDQESNNSIMSREEFPEELKETIKKPAVSGTVSYDSETKDKILNLSLNKGLVNKELELSFVNEKGEVFTTKVQVSENGELIFNSSVLPEGSKWTLSNIKDVEGNLESVVNIDDMPEDLKTIDKQNYKNTFSSDETGNTKLNLNLGNENANKNAVAIFKDKNGKEYKVEATTDEQGNVSFNTSSLPNPGEYSLDRVVEKDNESNVLKSNEKLSSIEKSSIKKPEISIQKDLSDSTGSTINLELHPSRANEEVSLLFRDSKGNEIKIPATVGKDGKLIVNTNDALPEGEKYTLVSITDSNNNKVADLSNVDKEDLTIDKVNYNDGKVSRNENGDILINANLGTENSNKKVKAVFVNKEGEKFELEATTDEQGNVFFWYFKLTESWRF; encoded by the coding sequence ATGGAAAATATAGAAAATAAACAAGAACTAAAGGAAGAAAAAAAGCGTAAAAAGAAAAAGTTTCTTTTATTTTTAATTCCTCCTTTATTTTTACTAACAGCAGCTTCAACAATAACTGCAACTGTTTTAATTCTAAATAAAGATTCTAAAAATCCACAAGCTAATAGTTATTCTTCCCGCTATAATTACAATAAAAAAGGAGATATACAATTAGAAGTTGCGTTACCAGCAAGTGCTACATTAAAGTATAAAAATAAAAAAATATTATCTGTATTCATGGATGAAAATGGTAAAAAACACTATGTAAAATCCTCAGTTGATGAAAACGGTAAATTTTCATTAGATACTTCAAGCTTACCAAATCCTGGAGAATATAATTTACTAAATATTATTGATCAAGAATCAAATAATTCTATTATGTCAAGAGAAGAATTTCCAGAAGAATTAAAGGAAACTATTAAAAAACCCGCTGTAAGCGGAACAGTTTCTTATGATTCAGAAACAAAAGATAAAATTCTTAATTTAAGTTTAAATAAAGGATTAGTAAACAAAGAATTAGAATTAAGTTTTGTAAACGAAAAAGGAGAAGTTTTTACAACAAAAGTTCAAGTTTCTGAAAACGGTGAACTTATTTTTAACTCATCTGTTTTACCAGAAGGATCAAAATGAACTTTAAGTAATATTAAAGATGTTGAAGGTAATTTAGAATCAGTTGTTAATATCGATGATATGCCTGAAGATTTAAAAACAATTGATAAACAAAACTATAAAAATACATTCTCAAGCGACGAAACCGGTAATACAAAATTAAACTTAAACTTAGGAAATGAAAATGCTAATAAAAATGCAGTAGCAATTTTTAAAGATAAAAATGGTAAAGAATATAAAGTTGAAGCAACTACAGATGAACAAGGAAATGTTTCATTTAATACTTCAAGCTTACCAAATCCTGGAGAATATAGTTTAGATAGAGTTGTTGAAAAAGATAATGAAAGCAATGTTTTAAAATCTAACGAAAAACTAAGTTCAATTGAAAAAAGTTCTATTAAAAAACCAGAAATTAGCATCCAAAAAGACTTAAGCGATTCAACAGGTTCAACTATCAACCTAGAGTTACATCCTTCAAGAGCAAATGAGGAAGTTTCACTTCTTTTTAGAGATTCAAAAGGAAATGAAATTAAAATTCCAGCTACAGTTGGTAAAGATGGAAAATTAATTGTTAATACTAATGATGCTTTACCAGAAGGCGAAAAATACACTTTAGTTTCAATAACAGATTCTAACAATAATAAAGTAGCAGATTTATCAAATGTTGATAAAGAAGATTTAACAATTGATAAAGTTAATTACAATGATGGAAAAGTATCTAGAAATGAAAATGGTGACATTTTAATAAATGCTAACTTAGGTACTGAAAACTCTAATAAAAAAGTTAAAGCTGTATTTGTAAATAAAGAAGGTGAAAAATTCGAATTAGAAGCAACTACGGATGAACAAGGAAACGTTTTCTTTTGATACTTCAAGCTTACCGAATCCTGGAGATTTTAA
- a CDS encoding YneF family protein, with protein sequence MLKLFSDSTTENIVYEAGGVGLGGWIGIVISVAIVLFIVGAIIGIIVSKKMFEKQIKENPPINEKMIRAMFLQMGRKASETQIKAVMRSMKNAK encoded by the coding sequence ATGTTAAAACTTTTTAGTGATTCAACAACCGAAAATATTGTCTATGAAGCTGGTGGAGTTGGTTTAGGTGGTTGAATCGGAATAGTCATATCTGTTGCTATAGTACTTTTTATAGTAGGAGCTATTATTGGAATAATAGTATCTAAAAAAATGTTTGAAAAACAAATAAAAGAAAACCCTCCAATAAACGAGAAAATGATTCGTGCTATGTTTCTTCAAATGGGAAGAAAAGCTTCTGAAACTCAAATAAAAGCAGTTATGCGTTCTATGAAAAATGCAAAATAA
- a CDS encoding class I SAM-dependent RNA methyltransferase, translating to MTTRIIYYNQRGEGVGIYQNKPIYIPFSILNEEIEFEIVEEKEKYYIGKLKKLISPSINRNYNLPKNYEFIGGYELIHMNKEAEKEYKIYNLINTFKKIANIDLKIEDINYFQGEKELRYRNKITLFDGGLKKKKSNEIYYLDDFLLTNIKPQSTKKGKIIIRDLETRIEGHKKENLYTFDSLEDLRFKVSIGSFYQVNKEVCLYVYNKIKELIPKNKDILDLYSGIGTIAAFISNKSQSVTAVEINDSSFKDFIYNIELNNLKNITPVKQDVYKFLKNTQNNFFDVFVVDPDRTGLKKEVVKEISRLLPEKIIYLSCNIATQANDINLLKENYNIEYIEIVNMFPKTFHIENLILLNKK from the coding sequence ATGACAACTAGAATAATTTATTATAACCAACGTGGAGAAGGAGTTGGTATATATCAAAATAAACCTATATATATTCCTTTTTCCATTTTAAATGAAGAAATAGAATTTGAAATAGTCGAAGAGAAAGAAAAATACTATATTGGTAAACTTAAAAAATTAATTTCTCCTTCTATTAATCGAAATTATAATTTACCAAAAAATTATGAATTTATTGGTGGATATGAACTAATTCATATGAATAAAGAGGCAGAAAAAGAATATAAAATTTATAACTTAATAAACACATTTAAAAAAATAGCTAATATTGATTTAAAAATAGAAGATATAAATTATTTCCAAGGTGAAAAAGAATTAAGATATAGAAATAAAATAACTCTTTTCGATGGCGGTTTAAAAAAGAAGAAGTCAAATGAAATTTATTATTTAGATGATTTTCTTTTGACAAATATTAAACCTCAAAGCACTAAAAAAGGCAAAATCATAATTAGAGATCTTGAAACAAGAATTGAGGGACATAAAAAAGAAAATCTTTATACTTTTGATTCACTCGAAGATTTAAGATTTAAAGTCAGTATAGGGTCATTTTATCAAGTGAATAAAGAAGTTTGCTTATATGTATATAACAAAATTAAAGAATTAATCCCAAAAAATAAAGATATACTAGATCTTTATTCAGGGATAGGAACTATAGCTGCTTTTATTTCTAATAAATCTCAAAGTGTTACAGCAGTAGAAATTAATGATTCTTCTTTTAAAGACTTTATTTACAACATTGAATTAAATAATTTAAAAAATATCACACCAGTAAAGCAAGATGTTTACAAATTTTTAAAAAATACACAAAATAATTTTTTTGATGTCTTTGTTGTAGATCCTGATAGAACAGGATTAAAAAAAGAAGTTGTTAAAGAAATTAGTAGATTACTTCCTGAAAAAATTATATATTTATCTTGTAATATTGCAACTCAAGCTAATGATATAAATTTATTAAAAGAAAACTACAATATAGAATACATAGAAATAGTGAATATGTTTCCTAAAACTTTTCATATCGAAAATTTAATTCTATTAAATAAAAAATAA